From Jeotgalibacillus haloalkalitolerans:
TGATCATCCTGAGGAAGTTCAGGCTGCGCTCCAGGCTGGCGCGAGTGCCATTACGACATCTTCTAAAGAACTTTGGACATATTTCGGGAAATAGTTTGACAGCGTTTTCAAAAGCTGATAATATAATTCACAAGTTAATAATATGTGAAGAGACCAAGAGACTCACAGATCCTATCGCTTTAATAGAGGGGGGAATCTGTGAGTCTTTTTCTTTTCATAAATTTGGGAGGGTTAGAGATGAATGAATACATCGCAGAGGTAATAGGAACAGCTATCCTAATCTTATTTGGAGGTGGCGTTGTAGCCAACGTCAGCTTAAAGAAATCTCTTGCAGAAGGGGCCGGCTGGTTCGCAATTGCATTTGGATGGGGACTTGGTGTAGCAATGGGTGTCTATGCAGTCGGTCAATTCAGCGGGGCTCACCTGAATCCTGCTGTAACGCTGGGACTTGCGTTTAATGGTGATTTTGAATGGGTGAAGGTGCCAGGGTATATGGCAGCGCAAGTAGCTGGAGCATTTATTGGTGCTACGCTTGTATGGCTGCACTTTCTTCCTCACTGGAAAGCTACTGATGATCAGGGTGCCAAGCTCGGTGTGTTTTCGACAGGGCCTGCAATTCCGCACAATTTCTCAAACCTGTTAAGTGAGTTCATTGGGACATTTATTCTGGTTGTAGGAATTCTGTTTATTGGTGCAAATGATTTTACAGAAGGGTTAAATCCTTTCATTGTAGGTATGCTGATTGTAGCAATCGGTTTATCATTAGGTGGTACGACAGGTTATGCAATCAACCCGGCGCGTGACCTTGGACCGAGAATTGCTCATTTTGTTTTACCAATCAGCGGGAAGGGTAAGTCTAACTGGGGATACAGTTGGATTCCGATTCTCGGACCGGTGCTTGGCGGTTCATTTGGCGGATTATTTTACCGGTACATCTTTTCAGGTGAATTTCACTTGATGTTCTGGATCATGGCAGCGTTAACAGTGCTTTGTCTGGCGGCTGCGTACTTAATTGATAAAAAACAAACTTCATTAATTCAATAAGGAGGAGTTACAAATGGAAAAATACATTTTATCACTCGATCAGGGGACGACAAGTTCCAGAGCAATTCTTTTTAATAAAAAAGGGGAAATTGTGAAAGTTGCCCAGAAAGAATTTGAGCAGATTTTTCCTAAGCCGGGCTGGGTTGAACATAATGCGAATGAAATCTGGGGGTCAATCCTTTCAGTAATCGCTTCAGTTTTATCCGAAGCAGAAGTGAAACCTGATCAGATCGAAGGAATCGGTATTACAAATCAGCGTGAAACAGCAGTTGTATGGGACAAGCATACAGGTATGCCTGTTTATAACGCCATTGTATGGCAGTCGAGACAAACTGCTGATATCTGTAAAGAACTGAAGGATAATGGCTTAAATGATACATTCAGAGATAAAACCGGTTTGTTAATTGATGCATATTTTTCAGGAACAAAGGTAAAGTGGATTTTAGACAATGTAGATGGAGCAAGGGAAAAAGCTGAGAAGGGTGATCTGCTGTTTGGGACGATCGATACATGGCTGATCTGGAAGTTATCAGGCGGAGAAGCACACGTGACAGATTACTCAAATGCTTCAAGAACACTGATGTATAACATATATGATCTGAAATGGGATCAGGAACTGCTGGAGCACTTGACGGTACCTAAATCAATGCTTCCTGAAGTAAAGGCTTCCTCTGAAATTTATGCAAAAACAGCACCTCACCATTTCTTTGGTAAGCAGATTCCGATTGCAGGAGCTGCCGGTGATCAGCAGGCTGCTCTGTTTGGTCAGGCGTGTTATAAATCAGGTATGGCGAAAAATACGTATGGAACAGGCTGCTTCATGCTGATGAATACTGGAGATAAAGCTGTTAAATCGGACAGCGGTCTTCTGACAACACTCGCCTGGGGTATTGACGGAAAAGTTGAATATGCGCTTGAAGGAAGCATATTTGTTGCCGGAAGTGCAATACAGTGGCTGCGTGACGGCTTGCGTATGCTTAAAACAGCAGCAGCCAGTGAGGATTATGCAAAGAGAGTGGATTCTACTGATGGTGTTTATGTCGTACCTGCGTTTGTAGGACTCGGAACACCTTACTGGGACAGTGATGTCAGAGGTGCAGTGTTCGGCCTGACGCGCGGAACGTCTAAAGAGCATTTTGTCCGTGCAGTACTTGAGAGTCTTGCTTACCAGACACGTGACGTTCTTGATGCGATGGAAAAGGACTCGGGTATTGAACTGAAGAAACTCCGCGTTGATGGAGGTGCTGTTCAGAATGATTTCCTGATGCAGTTCCAGAGCGACTTATTAAATGTGCCGGTTGAGCGTCCAGTAATCAGCGAAACAACTGCACTTGGCGCCGCTTATCTTGCGGGCCTTGCCGTTGGTTTCTGGGAAAGCAAAGATGAAATTGCGGATATGTGGAAAACGGATAAAGAATTTGATCCTGTAATGGACACTGAAAACAGTGACCAGCTTTACAGCGGTTGGCAAAAAGCAGTAAAAGCAGCTCAGGCTTTTAAGTAAACCTCAAGTATGATATGATAGATTCAAGTTAATAAACGGGGTAGAGAGCAGAGAGGCCTGGATTCATTATGAGTTTTTTCATATATGGATTCGGTCTCTCTTTTTTTCTACTTTGACAAAAATTACCAAGTGCATTACGGATATAGATTAAAGGAGGATTTTTCATGAATTTTTCAAGTGCAAACAGATTAGAGAAACTGCAGAAGATGTCAGAAGAAGTGTATGACCTGGTTATTATCGGTGGAGGAATTACAGGTGCGGGCATTGCGCTTGATGCTGTTACCCGAGGAATGAAAGTTGCTGTAATTGAAATGCAGGACTTTGCCGGGGGAACTTCGAGCCGATCGACTAAACTGGTTCACGGCGGGCTGCGTTACCTTAAGCAGTTTGAAGTAAAGCTTGTTGCTGAGGTCGGGAAAGAACGAGCGATTGTATTTGAAAATGCACCGCACGTAACATCACCGGAGTGGATGATGCTTCCGATTCACAAAGGCGGTACTTTTGGTAAATTCTCAACTTCAGTCGGGCTGCGTGTCTACGATTATCTTGCTGGTGTGAAAAAGCAGGAGCGCAGAAAAATGCTCAGCGCATCCGAAGCAACCGAGAAAGAACCATTAGTCAAACAGGATGGATTAAAAGGTGCGGGGTATTACGTTGAATACCGAACAGATGATGCACGTCTGACACTTGAAATCATTAAAAAAGCAGTAGAAAACGGTGCTGACTTTATTAATTATGTAAAAGCAGAAAGATTCACTTATGATAAAAAGAAAGTATCCGGTGTTGAAGTAAAGGATCAGCTGACAGGTGCTACCCAGACGGTTCTTGGCAGAAAAGTGATTAATGCAGCAGGACCATGGGTAGATAAAGTCAGAAACAAAGATTACTCAACAAATGATAAAGAGCTTCAGCTGACAAAAGGTGTTCACCTTGTTATTGATCAATCAGTATTCCCGCTGAATCAGGCGCTTTATTTCGATACGCCGGATGGCAGAATGATGTTTGCGATACCGCGTGATGGAAAAGCCTACATCGGGACTACAGATACATTTTACGGCAGTGATAAGGACACAGCGAATCCTAAAATGACTGCTGAAGATCAGCGATATATCTTAGACGCAATCAATTATATGTTCCCGGGAGTGAATGTCACTGAGGAGCATGTTGAATCAAGCTGGGCCGGTGTACGTCCGCTGATTTTTGAAAAAGGTAAGGATCCTTCTGAGATTTCCAGAAAAGATGAAGTATGGGAGCATGATAGCGGTCTGATCACCATTGCAGGAGGTAAACTCACAGGCTATCGTAAAATGGCAGAACACGTAGTTGATCTTGCTGCAGAACGTCTGAAAAAAGAAGGAAAAAAATCATTCGCGAAATGTAAAACGGTTCATCTTCCACTATCAGGCGCTGAATTTGGCGGTTCTAAGAACTACCAGCAGTTTGTTGAAGCGAAAGCAAAGGAAGCAACCCAGTATGGTTTAACTGAGCAGGAAGGTAAAAGAATTGCCGCGTTTTATGGCTCCAATGCAGATAAATTATTTACACTTGCACATGCTGCAAAAGGAATGCAGCTCGAGTCTCCGATGACGCCGGCACTTTATGCTGAAGTCGTGTATGCGATCCAGGAGGAGATGACTGTTAAGCCGGTAGATTTCTTCATCCGCAGAACAGGCCGTCTATTCTTTGATATTAATGCAGTGCACAAGCAGAAGGAAGTTGTGTTAAAATTAATGCAAAACCTGCTTGGTTGGGACGAAGCAACTTATCAGTCATATAAAAATGAACTTGAAAAAGAGCTTCAGGATGCTGTTGAGCCGGTAAAATAAATCGCTCAGAGGTGGTCAAATGAAAGAATCATTTTACACCAGAACATCAGATGGTCAGGATCTCTATACGGTCGTATGGAGATCTGATCAGCCTCATATAAAAGGATCAATACAGCTCTGTCATGGAATGGCAGAGCATATTGGTCGTTATGAGGATTTTGCCTTTAAGTGTAATCAAAACGGCTATCATGTATTTGGTCATGATTGCAGAGGACATGGAAAGACAGCGGAGTTAAGCGGGACGTTTGGAGACTATGGACAGGGAGTAGATTTTAACCGGCTGGCTGAAGATGTTATCGAAATTAAAGAATGCTGTATGGCAAGTGGTCCGGTATATCTGATAGGTCACAGCATGGGTTCGTTTATCAGCCGGAGAGTTATTCAATTATACTCATCATCCTATAAGGGTGTCATTCTGTCAGGATCAAATGGACCGATGGGCATCATTAGTATTCCGGCAAATTTAATCGCGTCAGTAATGAATACCTATCAGCCGACAGCTAAAGCAAAATTGCTGAATCATTTATCGTTTGGCAGCTATAATCAATCTTTTCCTGATTCAAAAACACCATTTGACTGGCTTTCATCAGATGAAAGAGCAGTACAGCAATATATTGATGATCCGATGTGCGGATTTGTAACGACGAACAGATTTTATAAAATACTATTTAATGGAATTGGTATGATTTATAATAAAAAGGCAATATCTGATATCCGGAAAGACCTTCCGATGTTATTTATCAGTGGGGAAGACGACCCGGTCGGAGACTTTGGGAAAGGAATATTTAAATCTGCTCAAATGTATCAAACCGCAGGAATTCAATCAGTTGAAGTACAGCTTTATGAAAACGGACGACATGAAATGCTGAATGAGCATAATTCAGATCAGGTTATTGAAGAGATGTTGAAGTGGATTAAAAAGATAGAGGGATAAAATGAACAAACAAGTAATTGTCATTGCAGGACCAACAGCAGTTGGGAAAACAGAGCTCAGCATACAATTGTCAAAAGCAATTAATGGTGAGGTAATTAATGGAGACGCGATGCAGGTTTATAAAGGACTGGATATCGGAACGGCCAAGATCAGGCCGGAGGAAATGCAGGGTGTACCTCATCACCTGTTTGATATAAAAGAACCTGACCAGTCTTTCTCGGCAGCTGAATATCAGCGGACGGTAAGAAATAAAATCAGTGAAGTGCATAAGCGTGGAGCGGTACCTGTATTGACCGGCGGAACCGGACTGTATATTCAGTCAGTCTTATATGATTACAATTTTTCTGATAAAGGGAAAAATGAAGAGGTCAGGGCAAAATTAGAAGAAGCGCACCTGCAGGGTGTTGATTTACATACTCAACTGCGCGGATTGGATCCTGTTTCTGCTTCAGAAATTCATCCGAATAATATCAGGCGTGTCATCAGGGCACTTGAAATCATAGAGACAACCGGAATGACGCCTGCAGAATTAAAAGCTACTCAAAAACCAGAAGCGGTTTATGATCATGAATGCATCGGTCTTGATATGGACCGGGACCTGTTATATGACCGGATTAACATGAGAGTTGATAAGATGATTGAAGAAGGTCTGGTCGAAGAGGTCAGAAAGCTTTATCAGGATGGTATTCGGGACGTCACGTCTGTTCAGGCGATTGGATACAAAGAACTATATGCCTATTTTGATGGAAAAGTAACTTATGAAGAGGCGATTGATCGCATTAAACAGAATTCAAGGCGCTATGCTAAAAGACAATTAACCTGGTTTCGCAACAAAATGAGCTTTAAGTGGTTTAACATGACAGAAAACAGAGAAAAAAAGATTAAGGAAATAATCGAATATTTTGCAGGAATTTAGTCATTCGAGGCGAACATGATAGAGACAGTCAATTTTAGGAGGCGCTCAGATGAAACAAGCTGTTAACATTCAGGATCAGGTTTTAAATCAATTAAGAAAAGAAAGTACTTTTGTGACGGTATTCCTGCTGAACGGATTCCAGATCCGCGGACAGATCAAAGCGTTTG
This genomic window contains:
- a CDS encoding MIP/aquaporin family protein, with product MNEYIAEVIGTAILILFGGGVVANVSLKKSLAEGAGWFAIAFGWGLGVAMGVYAVGQFSGAHLNPAVTLGLAFNGDFEWVKVPGYMAAQVAGAFIGATLVWLHFLPHWKATDDQGAKLGVFSTGPAIPHNFSNLLSEFIGTFILVVGILFIGANDFTEGLNPFIVGMLIVAIGLSLGGTTGYAINPARDLGPRIAHFVLPISGKGKSNWGYSWIPILGPVLGGSFGGLFYRYIFSGEFHLMFWIMAALTVLCLAAAYLIDKKQTSLIQ
- the glpK gene encoding glycerol kinase GlpK, which produces MEKYILSLDQGTTSSRAILFNKKGEIVKVAQKEFEQIFPKPGWVEHNANEIWGSILSVIASVLSEAEVKPDQIEGIGITNQRETAVVWDKHTGMPVYNAIVWQSRQTADICKELKDNGLNDTFRDKTGLLIDAYFSGTKVKWILDNVDGAREKAEKGDLLFGTIDTWLIWKLSGGEAHVTDYSNASRTLMYNIYDLKWDQELLEHLTVPKSMLPEVKASSEIYAKTAPHHFFGKQIPIAGAAGDQQAALFGQACYKSGMAKNTYGTGCFMLMNTGDKAVKSDSGLLTTLAWGIDGKVEYALEGSIFVAGSAIQWLRDGLRMLKTAAASEDYAKRVDSTDGVYVVPAFVGLGTPYWDSDVRGAVFGLTRGTSKEHFVRAVLESLAYQTRDVLDAMEKDSGIELKKLRVDGGAVQNDFLMQFQSDLLNVPVERPVISETTALGAAYLAGLAVGFWESKDEIADMWKTDKEFDPVMDTENSDQLYSGWQKAVKAAQAFK
- a CDS encoding glycerol-3-phosphate dehydrogenase/oxidase yields the protein MNFSSANRLEKLQKMSEEVYDLVIIGGGITGAGIALDAVTRGMKVAVIEMQDFAGGTSSRSTKLVHGGLRYLKQFEVKLVAEVGKERAIVFENAPHVTSPEWMMLPIHKGGTFGKFSTSVGLRVYDYLAGVKKQERRKMLSASEATEKEPLVKQDGLKGAGYYVEYRTDDARLTLEIIKKAVENGADFINYVKAERFTYDKKKVSGVEVKDQLTGATQTVLGRKVINAAGPWVDKVRNKDYSTNDKELQLTKGVHLVIDQSVFPLNQALYFDTPDGRMMFAIPRDGKAYIGTTDTFYGSDKDTANPKMTAEDQRYILDAINYMFPGVNVTEEHVESSWAGVRPLIFEKGKDPSEISRKDEVWEHDSGLITIAGGKLTGYRKMAEHVVDLAAERLKKEGKKSFAKCKTVHLPLSGAEFGGSKNYQQFVEAKAKEATQYGLTEQEGKRIAAFYGSNADKLFTLAHAAKGMQLESPMTPALYAEVVYAIQEEMTVKPVDFFIRRTGRLFFDINAVHKQKEVVLKLMQNLLGWDEATYQSYKNELEKELQDAVEPVK
- a CDS encoding alpha/beta hydrolase, whose product is MKESFYTRTSDGQDLYTVVWRSDQPHIKGSIQLCHGMAEHIGRYEDFAFKCNQNGYHVFGHDCRGHGKTAELSGTFGDYGQGVDFNRLAEDVIEIKECCMASGPVYLIGHSMGSFISRRVIQLYSSSYKGVILSGSNGPMGIISIPANLIASVMNTYQPTAKAKLLNHLSFGSYNQSFPDSKTPFDWLSSDERAVQQYIDDPMCGFVTTNRFYKILFNGIGMIYNKKAISDIRKDLPMLFISGEDDPVGDFGKGIFKSAQMYQTAGIQSVEVQLYENGRHEMLNEHNSDQVIEEMLKWIKKIEG
- the miaA gene encoding tRNA (adenosine(37)-N6)-dimethylallyltransferase MiaA, which encodes MNKQVIVIAGPTAVGKTELSIQLSKAINGEVINGDAMQVYKGLDIGTAKIRPEEMQGVPHHLFDIKEPDQSFSAAEYQRTVRNKISEVHKRGAVPVLTGGTGLYIQSVLYDYNFSDKGKNEEVRAKLEEAHLQGVDLHTQLRGLDPVSASEIHPNNIRRVIRALEIIETTGMTPAELKATQKPEAVYDHECIGLDMDRDLLYDRINMRVDKMIEEGLVEEVRKLYQDGIRDVTSVQAIGYKELYAYFDGKVTYEEAIDRIKQNSRRYAKRQLTWFRNKMSFKWFNMTENREKKIKEIIEYFAGI
- the hfq gene encoding RNA chaperone Hfq; amino-acid sequence: MKQAVNIQDQVLNQLRKESTFVTVFLLNGFQIRGQIKAFDSFTVMLESEGKQQLVYKHAISTFVPSKNVVIQTEAE